The sequence GTAGAACTGCCTGCAGAGCATTGGGCAGGGGAACAAACATCACCTCAGCTGCTTCAGCGCTACCTGGGAGCCATCCCCAGGATTCCTGTAGATACCAAAGTCACGGGACGAAAAGCAAGGCCACACGCTCCCCTGGCCCCAGGGAGAACTCCTGAGCCCCACCGGCGCTCACCGAGTGCCctgtgggaggagcagggaggatgatcccagctgcaggatCCTCCCCTCTGGTTGAGAAAGAACCGTGACTCCTCACGTgcccctctgccacccctgtgTCAGCACTTCCATGTaccccagggctcctggggaCATTCCTTCTGCAGTGTGACCTGTCCTGCCGGCCCTGCACGTGCCGGACGTGGGACATTCCGGCTGCCGAGCACAGCAACACCGCGGCCACCACCGcggctctggggctgtgctgcctgctcccctcaCCCGAAATCTGCCGAGCCCTCGCTGCTCCTGCCGCGGAGATTTAATGATTCTGGCACCTTGTGCTTGCCAGAAGGTGTCTGCCATCCCCCGGGAAGGGCTGCCCGGGATGTGGGGGCGGTACTCGGGGATTTGGGAGCGGtccccagggatttgggagccATACGCAGAAATTCGGGAGCGGTCCCCGGGGATTTGGGAGCGGTACTCACGGGAAGGCTGCGGCGATGAAGCAGCCGATGGAGCCCATCCCCAGGACGATGCTGGCGACATCCCAGCTGTCCTGGGCACACTCACGGAACACATCCATGATCCAGCGGGAGCCGTTGGGACAATCAGAGAGATTCCCAGACGGGAGACCCCTCCAGCGCCGCGCAGCCATGGAACGGCCGGGATAACGCTGGGGAAGAGAGAATAACACAGGGAAAATTTAATAACACTGGGGAACGAAAGATCTGTGGGAGGGACAGGTCTGGGGCTCCTCCGGGTACTGGCTCATGTTGGAAAAATGGATCGTTAGCAAATAATTCACCTTTATTTGGtttgctgccagcctggcagcgTCTGGGctcaaaggaaaacagaagaaataaagaagaaagagaagggaaaaaaagaaggaaaagaaggaggaaggaaaaaaaaataaaatgaaagaaaaaaagaaaaggaaaagaagaaaaaagaaaagaaaaaagaaaatggaaggggaagaaaaaaaaaaaaaagaaaaaagaagtagaagaaaagaagaaggggaaaaaaagcgGGGGgcagaataaataaaagaagcCGAAATCAACCCAACCTGTCCTCGCAGCACCGGCACTCGCCTCTTCACCGACGCAGTTCGGAACTGTATTTTCCCTGAAAACCTGCTCTTTTTGAAACTTGGGCTGTTTTTCTTTGCGAATCCACAACTCCTCAGACACCCGCCGGGTTTCCTTCACCGCTgtcccaaaccctgcccagttTCCTTTGCTGCTCTCGCAAACCCTGCCGGGTTTCCTTTAACGCTCTCCCAAACCCGCCGCTTCTCTGCCGCTTTCTCAGGAAGTTGCTGGATACCGGCAGTTTTTCACAGCGTGAAATCAGCGAGCCTTTTCACAAAGTCGCTGCGTTTCCCCACGCTCCCCGCGGgtttccagccctgcctttcccaaagttgctgtttttttcccgAGCTCGGAGAGCCTGGTCCCGGCCCCGCCGTGTGAGGGTGTGAGgagccgggcggggcggggcgggccgggccgggccggggccgcgcaGGCGCGATGGCGGCGCGGGCGGCGATGGCGGCGGTGACGGGCGGTGCGGCCCGGCCCATGGTAGTGCTGGGTGCTATGGAGATGGGCCGGCGAGCCGGGCCCGAGGCGAGCGCCGAGCTGCTCCGCGCCTTCCTGCGCCGCCGATACCGCCTCGTCGACACCGCCTTCATGTACGCGGGCGGCGAGTCCGAGCGCATCCTGGGCGCGCTGCTGGCCGGCGGCACCGAGCCCGGTAGGGCGGCGGAGGGCGGGCTGCCCTCGGGGGAGAGGGACTGCCTCGGGGCCCGTGTCTGAGGAGAGGGGGCTGCCCCTGAGGAGAAGGGTCTGCTTTGCCAAGCTGGCACTGTCCTTGAGGAGGACAGGCCAGGACTCCTTCTGTGAGGAGAGGGGTCTTTCCTGAGGAGAAGGGATTTCCCTGAGGAGAGGGGACTTGCTGGGAACCGTGCCCTGAGGAGAGGGTTCTTCCTTGAGGAGGGTCGTCCCTGAGGAGACGGTCTCATCTCTTCTGCCAGGCTGACACTGCCCCTGAGGAGATGAGACTTGCCCAGGACTCGTTCCCTGAGGAACAGGGTCTTCCCTGTTAGGCTAATGCCCTCCCTGAGGAGATGGCACTTCtctggggaaagggaagggtCTTCCCTGCCAGTCTGAGGCCGTTCCCAGGGAGAAGGGCTCTCCCCAGGGTCCATTCCCTGAGGGGAGGgctcttccctgcccagctgacTCCCTCCTTGAGGAAAACAGACTTGCCCCAGGCCCATCCTCTTAGGACAAGAGATTTCCCTGCTGATGCCATGCCTGCGGGGAAGGGACCCCTGTACTAGTGCTGACCCCCAGACCTTGAGGAGCAGAccttccctgcctggggcaAGCCCTCCGTCCCTGCAGAAAAGAGccccctctgccaggctgaCGGGATTCCTGAGCAAAGGCACCTTCCCTGAAACACCTCAAACACTTACGCCACTTATCCCCACTCCCCTTCTCAAGGTGGAAACATCCTTGCTcattcctcctctctctgccagTGGAAGTGGCCACCAAGGCCAACCCGTGGGATGGGAAGACGCTGAAGCCGGAGAGCGTGCGCTCCCAGCTGGACACgtccctggagaggctgcagaggaggagtgTGGAGCTCTTCTACCTCCACGCTCCTGACCACGGCACCCCGGTGGAGGAAACCCTGCATGCCTGTAACGAGCTGCACAAAGAGGTGAAGTGCTGAGTCCAAGCCTGGACAATCCTTgattccctccttcccactgctttttttaaaccagGGCTGCTTGTTGTGCccatctgcagtgctgggtttgtgcagctctgtgaagaggagacagagcacagggcagagctgagcagccgCTGCTCATTATGTGCTCATGTGGTGCACTTTGTTCCCGAGAGCTCTTGGAACATCTGGACTTTGCTTCCAGCCGTGTTAACAGTCTGGGTTAAGATTAGTGCTGGTAATGGGTAAAGAATTCCTGAGTTTGATTTATCTGGTTATATCATTTAAACTAGAAGGTGTGAATTccaaatgaacagaaaatggGGAATATTTTTGTCACATCTTAATAATTCATATTCTGTCAGAAAAGGTAGACAGAAATTAACCCTTCTGGACTAAAATTTGGTGACTGTCTGTTTCACTGTACCCATCTTGTGCTGTCTGGGTCCAGATGAACTTTGAAACACTGGAAGtgaattccctttttttcctctgcaggggAAGTTTAAAGAGCTTGGCCTGTCAAACTACGCCGCGTGGGAGGTTGCAGAAATCTGCACCATCTGCAAGTACAACAACTGGGTGATGCCAACTGTGTACCAGGTGAGTGAGCAGGGAAGCTTGGGTTTGGGCTGCCCAAATCTAGCACCAGGCCCAGTGTGCCAGATATAAACACAGAAGGAATCTGCTGCAGTTAGTCTGGGAAGTCACAGAGtcattgaggttggaaaagacttccagtcccagctgggatacctccagggatgaggactccaacacctccctggacagcccctgccaaggcctgagcaccctttcaGTGAGGGAGTTCAGGAAGCTGAGCGAGGTCGCTGCTCAGAAATAGCTCAGTGTGTTCATTGCTGGAGCCAGTGACTCCCCTGCCATGGAACTTCAGTTATTTGCAGTCCTTCAGCGAGTCTGTTCCTAAGCAAATCAACACCTTGTGTGACCTGAAGCCACTCTCTAGGATGGATTTTGCCAGGGAAGggtgggaaaaggcagctgctgtgccctgagctctTGTCTGAGGCTGTCTCCCACCCATGCAGGGAATGTACAACGCGACCACACGCCAGGTGGAGGCCGAGCTGTTCCCCTGTCTCAGGCACTTTGGGCTACGCTTCTACGCCTACAACCCGCTGGCAGGTACAGGGACAAGGCCTtgggacagagctctgaggaatgggggctctgcagagccagcccatCCCCAAAgttgctgctcccttccctcccagggGGACTGCTGACCGGCAAGCACAAGTACGAGGACAAAGACACACGCCAGCCCACTGGGAGATTTTTTGGGAATGACTGGGCTCAGGCTTACAGGGACAGGTATGTCCTGAGTTGACAGACAAGCAGGAACGactgcatgaaaaaaaccactctAATAGTCAGCTGAGAGGAAGCAGAATTGACCAAAGCTTGGGGTTATGTCAGCACacatggctggggctgtggtgtgtgactgagctctgcagggtggtTTTAGGCTCAGCTTCCTCACAGCTCCCAAGGGAGACTGCAGAAGTTCTCCAAGGCTACTAAGAGTTGTATGAGGCTTCCTGAAAGCCTTTTGATTGGAATATAGATGTACCACTGACTAGAGGTCCCAAGGGCAATTAcgatgattttttttttttttggcaggtaCTGGAAAAAACACAATTTTGAGGGAATTGCACTGGTAGAAAAAGCTCTGAAAGAGGCTTATGGCTCCACTGCACCAAGCCTGGCATCTGCTGCACTGCGCTGGCTCTACAACCACTCCAAACTGCAGGTGAGAGCTtgactgggcactgctgccagcactgggcactATTGCCATGACTCacaaacagaaatttcagtgtAGGTGTCTTTTAATCCTGTGGGATTGTGGCATTCCAAAGTGAATACTGCTGTACAGactctgccaggcagcaggagtgagacagctctgccttttcccatgTGGTCAGAACTGGAAGCTTCAAGTGGAAGATTTTAGGTGCCAGTTGCTGCGGTCTTGGCTTCCCATACATTTACCTTCCACTGGACTAGGAAACTAATGCTTAATATTCTTGATGTTCTCTAAATGTTCCTGTAGCCCATCATAAAGTAGGATTTGGCAGCTTCTGAGGATTTGGGGTGACTTGGGAATGTCCTGGCCTGGTGAGCAGAATTTGTGGTATCAGTTGCTTAATTCCTGGATGTTCTTTAgtggaaagaaatgttttgtttggcCTGCAGTGGCTCAGGAGGTGAACTTTCTTTTGAGATCAGCAACACCTCCCATCTGTTCCCAGGGTTCTCTTGGAGATGCAGTGATCATTGGGATGTCCAActtggagcagctggagcagaaccTCAACTACAGCGAGGAGGGTCCCCTGCTGCCGGCCGTGGTGCAGGCGTTCGACGAGGCCTGGAACCTGAGTGCACACGACTGCCCCAACTACTTCCGCTAGGGAGGGAAGGCTGGCACACCCAGCACAGGCTCTGGAGACTCGAGAGAggtgctgcccaccctgccctcccGTCCATGGCTGGAGGGCTGCACGTTTTTCCTGAATCAGTGAAGCTTTGTAGGATCCACACCCGTGCCTTAgtcctcccctcccagcccctcagctcccccagcacagcccatgaTTCAGGATTCAACTGATCAGGAAAATTAACACCTTAACGAGGTGAAGGCCCCTGTTCTGCTTTAATGTGAAATCTTAAATAATTACATATAAGAATAAAACCTCTTTCTAGTGCAGAGCCCATCTCTGACCTGTGCCTGGAACCTGTCATCTCTTTGGCAGCATTTGGGGACTTTGAGTCACTGAGTAtcagcatggtttgggttgaacAGTCCTTAAatctcatcttgttccaccccctgccctgggcagggacacgttccactatcccagggtgctccaagccctatctagcctggccttgaacacttccagggataagGCAAAATTCCAAGGGTTGAGCTAAGTATCTTCTGTGTCAGAATAACAAACCCTCAGCATCTTTCCCTTTGGGCTCTATTAAAATTCCACTACATTTACACCCTTCCTGCCCAGTTTTCATGTTTGAGCTGGCATTTCTTCAGATCCCAGGATCCACCATCAGTAACAggagcaacagcagcaacaactgTCTGAAGTTTCACatagatatttatataaatataaaaaaagcaTAGTTAGGTCATTTTCTATAAAGATCATCCCAGTCCAGGTGTACCCAGGAGAGGGAAATATCCTCCTCATTTTGTCCCTAAAAGAGAACTGTCTGGTGGCCAAGCTGTTAGTCCTCATTGCtgccatcatcatcatcatcatcctcctcttcctcctcctctgctacATCTCCCACGAGCTTCTGGAAGTCTCCTGTCTCAGAATTCCACAGAAACTTCATGGTGACTTTAAATTCTGCCATCTCATAGCCAAAGAGTTTCTAGGAAAGGACACAAATGAACACAAATCTGTCATTCCTGCTTTACTGTCTCTGTGCCCAGCCTAGCAAAACAGTAAATTCCACTTCCAGGGGGAAGTGGAGCAAAGCAGGAACCAAAATAATTGCTGCTGGGTTTAGGGGATGTGTTAATGAATTCTTTTGTGTCAggaagcagggctgctgtgttACTCACCAGCACACGGGCCTGTTCTGGGGTGAGAACATCCCCTTCCTTGCACACTTCATAATCCGAAAGCAGCGTCACCACTCCTGCAGAGCAAAACCCCTGGAAATAGGATCCCAGGCACTGGGGGCTCCCCTGGAACGTGGGGGCAGAGCCAGGATTCCCTCCAACACCACCCCGGAGCTGACACCTTCCCATGCAGCATCAGAGAACCCCAAGGAGATGGGTGAGATCAGCTCCAAAACCCCACACCTCGTTCCTGAGTGGGTTAATCCGAGctgtttctgctggaaaaggatgGCATTCCGCAGAAATCTGGGGCTTTACTCAGCCTTTGACACGACTTTGGGAACAACAGCACAAGGATAGAAGGAGTTCTAGCCCCAGCCCAACAAGGACAAAAGTGTCCCTTAGGTTTTCTCCAGCCCCGAGTCCTGCTCTGTGTTTAGCACTGTCCAGCAGGGatcccagctgcacagccaaaCCCCAGTCTGGCCCTGCTGTACCTTTCTTCAGCGCcgtgggcagccccagctgccgCAGCTGTGGCTCCATGGAGTGGGGGAACTGCTCCAGGGGCCCCGTGTCCAGGCTGACCCCGTACGGAGCCTTGTTCCCAGCACGGGCAAAGTCTAGCTCCCGGAACCTGGAGAACCACCTGGGACAGAGGTGGGCAACAGGAGCTTCAGCTGGGGGAGGAATACCCCTGGGCTCAGACAGGGACTAGGGCACGACCTCCCCAGGATCTGGTGCTACTTAGGGAggttgtggctgcccctggatccctggaagtgcccaagggggtggaatgagatgggcttgAAGGTCactcccaacccaaacccttccatgaTTTCTGCTGTCACAGGAGGGGCTGACAGAGACGACTGGGAAAGGCCCATGAGACCATCCCTGCTCTAAGGGAAGCAGCGGGGaatgtgggggttttgtggCAACAAaaaggctgtgccaggctggtaCTCACTCATCCACCTCGTCCCTGGTGCGGTTGGTGAAGAGGAGCCCGACCTCCCCTCTCAGGTGTTTGCTGACCTGGAAGAAAGGAGCATCCATGGCAatttgggagcagcagggactcACTTGCACGGGCTCAGTACTGCACTGCTGCACTCAACAGAGCCCTCTTGACAAGACACAGATGGATTCAGTTAACAGACCAGTGACCCCAGGATGTTATTCCAGGATGTTTCTCCAGGgtgtggaatgcaccaggttAAGCTTTAGGACACCCAGAGGAAGCTCAGCTGGTACCTTGTGCAGGTTCTCCTTGTACTCACTGCTCGGCTCCCGGCCCAGCGCCACCATCATCACCTTGTTCTTCCCGAAGAAGATCCTGCccgggaggagcaggaggaggaggaagatgtcAGCTCTGGAGCTCACCCCTTGGGCATCCCCCCACCCCGCACCACCCCCTGCCCACCTGCTGTGCTTCCAGGCGTTCCGCACATCCTTCAGCTTGTTATTCCTCATGTTGGCCACGGAGAAGACGAAGATGTACTTGTAGGTGTCCACACAGCGCCGCAGCTGCGGGGGAGCCGTTACCGGGACCAGGACGGGCACGGGGGGCGGGGGAAACGGGCAGGAcagggggaggggacaggggccCAGGTCCGGGCCAGACTCACCTCGGCGATCAGCGCCTGCTTGGCTTCCAGCCCCTTGCGGGGCGTCCGCGTCAGGGACACTgcggggagcggagcggagaGAGCGTCAGGGAGCGGTGGGGATGGAGGTGGGAATGGAGGACGGGAGAGGGGACCGGGAGGGAATGGTGATGGAGAAGGGAACGGAGATGGGCAAGGAGATAGGGATCGGGTAAAGGACAAGGGATaggaaaggggagagggaagggggcGATGGATGGGGCCGAGAAATGAGAAAACGACGGAGAAAGGGACAGGAAGGAGACTGTGAAGGGGATGGGATCGAGGAATGAGAAAGCGACGGAAAAGGGGACGGGAGTAGGGAagggggctggagagggatgTGCCCGTCAGGGAGTCCGTGACTCGGTGCAAGCCCCGCTCCCACCTTTGCGGTCCCGCTTGGACTTGGGCATGGTTCCGCCGTGCTCCGAGGCCCCCGGGCCGCGCGCGGGCTGCCGGGAGCGGGCGGGGCTGTCCTTCGCGCTGCCTGCGCACTTCTCCCGGAGCTGACGCCCTTTTCCCGCGCaggcggcggcgcgggcggccCCGCGGCGCAGAAGGCCCCCCGGGCGCCGGGGTCGCTGTCATGGCTGCGGGGCCGCTGCCGGTCCTGGTCTTGCTGCCcgtcctggtcctgctgccttTGTCCGCCGCCGTCTACGAGGACCAAGTGGGCAAGTTCGACTGGTGAGCGCCAGGGTCCCGGCGAGTTGGGTCCCCGTTCCCGCGGACAGGCCCCAGTCCCATTTCATCGGCGCTGCCGTTCCTTCTCGCAGGAGGCAGCAGTACGTGGGGAAGCTCAAGTTCGCCTCCTTGGAGGCCTCGCAGGGCTCGAAGAAGCTCGTTGTAGCTACGGAGGAGAACGTGGTGGCCGCCCTGAACTCGCGGAGCGGAGAAATACGTGAGTGCGTCTGCTTCGGGGCCGAGGGTCGCTGCGGGGGTGCCGGTGGCTCTCGGGAAGGGTAACGCTGCTGTGTGGCCCTGGCGGGCGGGAGGGCTCAGCCGGcggctcagagccctgtccgAGGGCTGGCTCCCAGGTTTAACCCTTGTTAGTAACTCAGAAACGCCTTTGCGGGCACAAATGCCCTCTCTCTCGGTCGGTCTCTTGCAGTGTGGCGCCATGTGGACAAGGGCACCCCGGAAGGAGCCATCGATGCCATGCTGATCCACGGGCAGGGTAAGGGCTGTGACAGATGAGTGATGCCATGATTGACGCTCACAATTAACAGACAAATGTCATGTATATACGTTCAGAAGAGTTTTATAGATTTGTAGTTATGTTTTGCCCCCTCGTGTGGTTATC comes from Serinus canaria isolate serCan28SL12 chromosome 21, serCan2020, whole genome shotgun sequence and encodes:
- the AKR7A2 gene encoding aflatoxin B1 aldehyde reductase member 2 translates to MAARAAMAAVTGGAARPMVVLGAMEMGRRAGPEASAELLRAFLRRRYRLVDTAFMYAGGESERILGALLAGGTEPVEVATKANPWDGKTLKPESVRSQLDTSLERLQRRSVELFYLHAPDHGTPVEETLHACNELHKEGKFKELGLSNYAAWEVAEICTICKYNNWVMPTVYQGMYNATTRQVEAELFPCLRHFGLRFYAYNPLAGGLLTGKHKYEDKDTRQPTGRFFGNDWAQAYRDRYWKKHNFEGIALVEKALKEAYGSTAPSLASAALRWLYNHSKLQGSLGDAVIIGMSNLEQLEQNLNYSEEGPLLPAVVQAFDEAWNLSAHDCPNYFR
- the MRTO4 gene encoding mRNA turnover protein 4 homolog, with protein sequence MPKSKRDRKVSLTRTPRKGLEAKQALIAELRRCVDTYKYIFVFSVANMRNNKLKDVRNAWKHSRIFFGKNKVMMVALGREPSSEYKENLHKVSKHLRGEVGLLFTNRTRDEVDEWFSRFRELDFARAGNKAPYGVSLDTGPLEQFPHSMEPQLRQLGLPTALKKGVVTLLSDYEVCKEGDVLTPEQARVLKLFGYEMAEFKVTMKFLWNSETGDFQKLVGDVAEEEEEEDDDDDDGSNED